The following proteins come from a genomic window of Corynebacterium falsenii:
- a CDS encoding DEAD/DEAH box helicase has protein sequence MSSFSEALSQLRDNQPQGKYGLAFEKMMVNYFRTDPVLRSEYDQVCRWTDWRYNGGKADTGIDLVARRQEDHRWVAIQCKFYKPTTSIQKSHLDSFFEASGRTFTTEHGTESFAQRIIISTTDKWSANAEAMLENQGIPTNRIGTATIADAPIDWDLTFPGSDIEINLSPRQTFEPRPHQATAIAKTIEGFATHDRGKLIMACGTGKTFTALRLAEQVAELNGNRARVLFLVPSISLLSQTLKEWTAQRRLDLKSYAVCSDTKVSKKAEDIASYDLEVPVSTNGADIAERFSHGKRAAGLQVVFSTYQSLPAVHEAQATGLDDFDLVICDEAHRTTGVTLAGEDASNFVCIHDADYIRAARRLYMTATPRLFDDATKGKAAEHSAELASMDDEAVYGPEFHRLGFGEAVEKGLLTDYKVLVMTVDEEVAAEALSRGPQEVNLSLASAMIGAWNGLAKRSGKEQGTKHGFDIDAAPMKRTVAFAKDIKTSKQIVESYPTLVAAHQQLLREKAALNEVSLHNVDLEIAARHVDGAMNAMERNSRLSWLEADVPENQTRVLSNARCLSEGVDVPALDAVVFFNPRNSMVDVVQSVGRVMRKSEGKDYGYIILPVAVPPGKSPSEVLSDNRRFKVVWQILNALRAHDDRFNAKVNSITLNESAPEELPIEVEHVERPDEVENRKLDGVENTTDRAAALDSADEVTAQTLALFSLEQWQEALYTKLVDKVGTRTYWEDWADDVADIADAQTARIRSLLGSADAALRKEFEAFVDGLRGNLNDSITEDEAIGMLSQHLITAPVFNALFSEYDFAAHNPVSRVMQRMVDALADKRLESETEGLEKFYESVRVRASEVTSASGKQQVVKELYERFFRKAFKKQAEALGIVYTPVEIVDFILRSADDLLKQHFGRGLTDAGVHVLDPFTGTGTFLVRLLQSGLIRPEDLARKYASELHATEIMLLAYYVAAVNIETTFNAIMAERRQLQVESGLPDPVSTWDERLRQLRGASAVESTHGREVTGSEPLGSSVSAGQATSEPADDADSHAYVPFGGIALADTFQVYEEGDALDLDVFVENNEAIQRQMQAPIHVIVGNPPYSVGQNSANDLNANLKYPSLDARIEETYAAKSTAVNKNSLYDSYLRAFRWATDRIGDQGIVAYVSNGGWLDANTADGVRLAMAEDFSDIYVFNLRGNARTAGELRRKEAGNVFRDGGRTTIAITFGVKDPKRSGCTIHYRDIGDYLSAEEKLDIVKHASINSPPWEQIEPNKYGDWLNQRSEEFETWPVLGDKKNKQVKKFFASYSAGLQTNRDAWVYNFSLKNLNTNVQAFVQTYENARQVAGDKKLSAKDLFQELPEFVDSRAIKWSSSLEAYLNRGVQLKKENAETIALYRPFCREHVYFNQYLNHRVYQLTSMFPTPEHDNIGILITSPGGNAPFTANATNLIPDLVSVTGAGNAAQFFPRWTWERVEVSDGELDLALGQSSSASMKGREGEILSGYRRVDNVTDEILAEYRSALGDVTKDDIFYFVYGQLHDPAYRAKYAADLKKMLPHIATPQSRERFDQVAAAGRELMALHVGYEEVEPYPLDVQAKQGVSEDERETWRVAKMKWAKRKDPETGKTVNDVTKIIYNTKVTISGIPAEAEEYMLGSRSALEWVIDRYQVKKDKASGIVNDPNEWADEVSNPRYIVDLIGKVTRVAVGTVRIVRGLEY, from the coding sequence ATGTCATCTTTTTCTGAAGCACTGAGCCAACTGCGCGATAACCAACCCCAGGGCAAGTACGGCCTCGCTTTTGAGAAGATGATGGTCAACTATTTCCGCACAGATCCTGTGCTGCGCAGCGAGTACGACCAAGTTTGCCGCTGGACGGATTGGCGCTACAACGGTGGCAAGGCCGATACAGGCATTGATCTGGTGGCCCGCCGCCAGGAGGATCACCGCTGGGTGGCGATCCAGTGTAAGTTCTACAAGCCCACCACCTCCATCCAGAAGTCGCACTTGGATTCCTTCTTCGAAGCCTCGGGTCGCACCTTCACCACCGAGCACGGCACGGAGTCCTTCGCCCAGCGCATCATCATCTCCACCACGGATAAGTGGTCGGCCAATGCGGAGGCCATGCTGGAGAACCAGGGCATCCCCACCAACCGAATCGGCACCGCCACCATCGCGGACGCGCCGATCGACTGGGATCTCACCTTCCCCGGCTCGGATATCGAGATCAATCTGTCCCCGCGCCAGACCTTCGAGCCCCGCCCGCACCAGGCCACCGCTATCGCGAAGACCATCGAGGGCTTCGCCACTCACGACCGCGGCAAGCTCATCATGGCCTGCGGCACGGGCAAGACGTTTACGGCCCTTCGCCTGGCCGAGCAGGTCGCCGAGCTCAACGGTAACCGCGCCCGCGTGTTGTTCCTCGTGCCGTCGATCTCCCTGCTTTCGCAGACCCTCAAGGAGTGGACCGCCCAGCGCCGCTTGGATTTGAAGTCCTATGCGGTCTGTTCCGACACGAAGGTCTCGAAGAAGGCCGAGGATATCGCCTCGTACGACCTCGAAGTCCCGGTCTCTACGAACGGCGCGGATATTGCCGAGCGTTTCTCCCACGGCAAGCGCGCCGCCGGCCTGCAGGTGGTCTTTTCCACCTACCAGTCCCTCCCGGCCGTCCACGAGGCGCAGGCTACTGGCTTGGACGATTTTGATTTGGTGATCTGCGATGAGGCCCACCGCACCACGGGCGTGACGCTGGCCGGCGAGGATGCCTCCAACTTCGTGTGCATCCACGACGCGGACTACATTCGTGCTGCTCGCCGCCTGTATATGACCGCGACCCCTCGTTTGTTCGACGACGCTACGAAGGGCAAAGCCGCAGAGCATTCCGCGGAACTCGCGTCCATGGATGATGAGGCCGTGTATGGGCCGGAATTCCACCGTCTAGGCTTCGGCGAAGCCGTGGAGAAGGGCCTGCTCACGGACTACAAGGTGCTGGTCATGACCGTGGATGAGGAAGTGGCCGCCGAGGCCCTGTCCCGCGGCCCGCAGGAGGTCAACCTCTCGCTGGCCTCGGCGATGATCGGTGCGTGGAACGGCCTGGCGAAGCGCTCCGGCAAGGAGCAGGGCACCAAGCACGGCTTCGATATCGATGCCGCCCCGATGAAGCGCACCGTGGCGTTTGCCAAGGACATCAAGACCTCAAAGCAGATCGTGGAGAGCTACCCCACGCTGGTGGCCGCCCACCAGCAACTCCTGCGCGAGAAGGCAGCCCTCAACGAGGTCTCCTTGCACAACGTGGACCTGGAGATCGCCGCCCGGCACGTCGATGGCGCGATGAACGCGATGGAGCGCAACTCCCGCCTGTCCTGGTTGGAGGCCGACGTGCCGGAGAACCAGACTCGCGTGCTCTCGAACGCGCGGTGCCTCTCCGAGGGCGTGGACGTTCCCGCCCTCGATGCGGTTGTGTTTTTCAATCCACGCAACTCCATGGTGGACGTGGTCCAGTCCGTTGGCCGCGTGATGCGCAAGTCCGAAGGCAAGGATTATGGCTACATCATCCTGCCCGTGGCGGTGCCACCCGGAAAATCCCCCTCGGAGGTATTGAGCGATAATCGCCGCTTCAAGGTGGTCTGGCAGATTCTCAACGCGCTGCGCGCGCACGATGACCGCTTCAACGCGAAGGTAAATTCCATCACCTTGAACGAGTCCGCGCCCGAAGAGCTGCCCATTGAGGTGGAGCACGTGGAACGCCCGGACGAGGTGGAGAATCGGAAACTGGATGGCGTCGAGAACACAACCGACCGAGCGGCCGCGCTGGATTCGGCCGACGAGGTGACTGCGCAGACGTTGGCGCTGTTCTCGCTGGAGCAGTGGCAGGAGGCCTTGTACACGAAGCTGGTGGACAAGGTAGGTACGCGCACCTACTGGGAGGATTGGGCTGATGACGTGGCTGATATCGCCGACGCCCAAACAGCCCGCATCCGCAGTTTGCTCGGGAGCGCCGATGCCGCGCTGCGCAAGGAGTTCGAGGCGTTCGTGGATGGGCTGCGCGGTAACCTCAATGACTCCATTACGGAGGACGAGGCGATCGGCATGCTCTCGCAGCATCTGATTACCGCGCCGGTGTTCAATGCGCTGTTCTCGGAGTACGACTTCGCCGCACACAATCCGGTGTCAAGGGTGATGCAGCGGATGGTTGATGCGCTAGCGGATAAGCGCCTGGAGTCGGAGACGGAGGGGTTGGAGAAGTTCTACGAGTCCGTTCGCGTGCGTGCCTCGGAGGTCACGAGCGCTTCGGGTAAGCAGCAGGTGGTCAAGGAGCTGTACGAGCGCTTCTTCCGCAAGGCCTTTAAGAAGCAGGCGGAGGCGTTGGGCATTGTGTACACGCCGGTGGAGATTGTGGATTTCATTCTCCGCAGCGCCGATGACCTGCTGAAACAGCATTTTGGCCGCGGGCTGACGGATGCGGGTGTGCATGTCCTCGATCCCTTTACGGGTACGGGCACGTTCTTGGTGCGTTTGTTGCAGTCGGGGTTGATTCGCCCGGAGGATTTGGCGCGCAAGTACGCCAGCGAGTTGCATGCGACCGAGATTATGCTGCTCGCGTACTATGTCGCCGCGGTGAATATCGAGACGACGTTTAACGCGATCATGGCGGAGCGTCGCCAGTTGCAGGTGGAGTCGGGTCTGCCGGATCCGGTTTCCACGTGGGATGAGCGTTTGCGACAGTTGCGTGGTGCGTCTGCGGTGGAGTCCACCCACGGCCGTGAGGTCACCGGCAGTGAGCCGTTGGGCAGTTCCGTTTCTGCTGGTCAGGCTACTTCCGAGCCTGCCGACGACGCTGACTCCCACGCGTATGTCCCCTTCGGCGGCATCGCGCTTGCTGATACGTTCCAGGTGTATGAGGAGGGTGACGCCCTCGACCTGGACGTGTTCGTGGAGAATAACGAGGCAATCCAGCGGCAGATGCAGGCGCCCATCCACGTGATTGTGGGTAACCCGCCGTATTCCGTGGGGCAGAACAGCGCGAATGACCTCAACGCGAACCTCAAGTATCCGTCGTTGGATGCTCGGATTGAGGAAACCTACGCGGCGAAATCAACGGCGGTCAATAAGAACTCGTTGTATGACTCCTATCTGCGTGCTTTCCGCTGGGCCACCGACCGCATTGGTGACCAGGGCATTGTCGCGTACGTGTCGAACGGTGGTTGGCTGGATGCCAATACCGCCGACGGCGTGCGTTTGGCTATGGCCGAGGACTTTAGCGATATTTACGTCTTCAACTTGCGTGGAAATGCACGAACTGCCGGTGAATTGCGTCGCAAGGAAGCCGGAAATGTGTTCCGCGATGGTGGTCGAACCACAATCGCGATTACCTTTGGCGTAAAAGATCCCAAGCGTTCGGGCTGCACGATTCATTACCGCGATATTGGCGATTATCTCAGTGCCGAGGAAAAGCTCGACATCGTTAAGCATGCCTCAATTAATTCCCCGCCTTGGGAACAGATTGAGCCCAATAAATATGGTGATTGGCTCAACCAGCGTTCCGAGGAGTTCGAGACCTGGCCGGTCTTAGGCGACAAGAAGAATAAGCAGGTCAAGAAGTTTTTTGCTAGTTACTCCGCTGGCCTGCAGACTAATCGCGATGCGTGGGTCTACAACTTTTCGCTTAAGAACCTGAACACCAATGTCCAAGCCTTTGTACAAACCTACGAAAATGCGCGGCAGGTAGCCGGAGATAAGAAGCTTTCGGCTAAGGACTTATTCCAGGAGCTTCCCGAGTTCGTTGATAGTCGAGCGATTAAGTGGTCATCTAGTTTGGAGGCTTATCTTAACCGCGGTGTCCAACTCAAAAAAGAGAATGCCGAAACTATTGCGCTTTATCGGCCATTCTGCCGTGAACACGTGTACTTCAACCAATATCTGAACCACCGCGTCTATCAACTCACGTCGATGTTCCCGACACCGGAACATGACAATATTGGGATTCTAATTACATCTCCGGGCGGAAATGCTCCGTTTACGGCAAATGCAACTAATTTGATTCCCGATCTTGTCTCAGTGACCGGTGCAGGTAATGCCGCGCAGTTCTTCCCCCGGTGGACGTGGGAGCGTGTCGAGGTTTCTGACGGTGAGTTGGATTTGGCGTTGGGGCAGTCGTCGTCGGCAAGTATGAAGGGCAGGGAGGGCGAAATCCTCTCCGGGTACCGGCGTGTGGACAATGTGACGGATGAGATTTTGGCGGAGTACCGCTCGGCGCTGGGGGACGTGACGAAGGACGACATTTTCTATTTCGTGTACGGGCAGCTGCATGATCCGGCGTACCGCGCGAAGTATGCGGCCGATCTGAAGAAGATGCTGCCGCATATTGCGACGCCGCAGTCGCGGGAGCGGTTTGACCAGGTGGCGGCGGCTGGCCGGGAGTTGATGGCTCTGCACGTCGGCTACGAGGAGGTTGAGCCGTACCCGCTGGATGTGCAGGCCAAGCAGGGGGTCTCCGAAGACGAGCGCGAGACCTGGCGTGTAGCGAAAATGAAGTGGGCGAAGCGAAAGGACCCGGAAACTGGAAAGACGGTCAATGACGTCACCAAAATCATCTACAACACGAAGGTGACGATCTCTGGCATTCCGGCGGAGGCAGAAGAATACATGCTCGGCTCACGCTCAGCTCTAGAATGGGTTATCGACCGCTACCAGGTGAAGAAGGACAAGGCCTCGGGCATCGTTAACGACCCCAACGAGTGGGCCGACGAGGTGAGCAATCCTCGCTACATCGTAGATCTCATCGGGAAGGTCACGCGCGTCGCTGTGGGAACAGTACGCATCGTGCGTGGCTTAGAATACTAG
- a CDS encoding type II toxin-antitoxin system HipA family toxin has translation MMEDLKRVRTADVYKAGRVAGTLAKDAQGGVTFAYAASYQGEPVATTLPLSTSPVHVSNGGLPSFFAGLLPEGHRLTVLRRAVKTSADDELSLLLAIGSDVPGDVQVVPAGVSPVSQKPLVYGPLEEQDFSILTDSVDGVGLPGVQTKASASMVNTPVRLDGFHGILKVDPPEHANLVLNEAFHLRHAHKLRIPVAEHELVRDKNSLPGLLVKRFDRGANGHRFPLEDAAQILNIVPARKYNVDSEDVVRAVQQVVTAPLVATRNLFIQFFYAWLTGNGDLHAKNISVLRDRAGVWGVAPMYDVPSTVFYRDMTLALPIAGKTKNVRARHWEEFAATIGLSPAAMRSAVKTVLAVIAGMDTSELPFEGSILYGAQRELRFRRAEAEKLLE, from the coding sequence ATGATGGAAGACCTCAAGCGGGTCAGAACCGCAGATGTCTACAAAGCGGGTCGTGTGGCCGGCACGCTGGCGAAGGATGCTCAGGGGGGCGTCACCTTTGCATACGCAGCGAGCTACCAAGGAGAACCGGTAGCCACAACCCTGCCGCTGTCCACATCACCGGTGCACGTGTCCAATGGCGGGCTTCCTAGCTTTTTTGCTGGGCTCTTGCCAGAAGGCCACCGGCTCACTGTGTTGCGCAGAGCGGTGAAGACATCAGCAGACGATGAGCTGAGCCTGCTGCTCGCAATCGGTAGCGATGTGCCTGGCGATGTTCAAGTGGTGCCTGCCGGGGTTTCCCCTGTCAGCCAAAAGCCACTGGTATACGGCCCGCTGGAAGAACAGGACTTTTCCATACTGACTGATTCTGTCGATGGGGTTGGCCTGCCGGGAGTGCAAACCAAGGCATCGGCCTCGATGGTCAACACCCCTGTGCGACTTGATGGTTTCCACGGGATTCTTAAAGTGGACCCACCAGAGCATGCAAATCTTGTCCTCAACGAGGCCTTCCACTTGCGGCATGCGCATAAGCTCCGCATTCCCGTGGCGGAACACGAGTTAGTAAGAGATAAGAATTCCCTCCCCGGCTTGCTCGTGAAGCGGTTCGATCGGGGTGCCAACGGCCACAGGTTCCCCCTAGAGGATGCCGCTCAGATTCTCAATATCGTTCCAGCCAGGAAATACAACGTTGATTCCGAGGACGTGGTCCGTGCTGTGCAACAGGTGGTGACGGCTCCCTTGGTGGCAACGCGGAACCTCTTCATTCAGTTCTTCTACGCCTGGTTGACGGGTAATGGCGACTTACACGCGAAGAACATTTCTGTGCTCCGCGATCGCGCCGGGGTGTGGGGCGTTGCTCCGATGTACGACGTGCCATCGACGGTCTTCTACCGAGACATGACGCTTGCCTTGCCCATCGCGGGCAAAACGAAGAATGTGCGTGCACGTCACTGGGAGGAGTTTGCCGCGACTATTGGTTTATCGCCTGCAGCTATGCGCAGCGCGGTCAAAACAGTGCTCGCGGTGATCGCTGGCATGGATACAAGCGAGCTGCCGTTTGAGGGCTCTATCCTGTACGGCGCTCAGCGGGAGCTGAGGTTCCGTCGAGCCGAAGCGGAAAAGCTGCTGGAATAA
- a CDS encoding helix-turn-helix domain-containing protein — MQAYNEGRKTSKRKDISEVMVGYHSSAHDNSADENFGGDKTVASAPGLTSAEKLGAAIRDARKGYMLTQQQLAELIGTSDRTLRDIEKGSTSPSVGVVLAAMDALGLTWEIS, encoded by the coding sequence ATGCAAGCCTACAATGAGGGCAGAAAAACCTCTAAACGGAAGGATATTTCCGAGGTTATGGTTGGGTATCACAGTAGCGCTCATGATAACAGCGCTGATGAAAACTTCGGCGGCGATAAGACCGTCGCATCAGCCCCTGGCCTCACATCCGCAGAGAAGCTAGGCGCAGCCATCCGGGATGCCCGCAAAGGGTACATGCTCACTCAGCAGCAGCTGGCGGAGCTGATCGGTACCTCCGACCGTACTCTCAGGGATATTGAGAAGGGAAGCACGAGCCCTAGCGTTGGGGTGGTGCTGGCGGCGATGGATGCGCTGGGGCTGACGTGGGAGATCTCATGA
- a CDS encoding flavin reductase family protein yields the protein MIRSSIQHATRRLARLLTFPHFPSDYANLVNPLHGRELRGRVVDVSRHPDHAEVTLQPGPGMVTDFHPGQFIGLGVRVNGRWVWRCYSLTNAPAPAGTRHDSNPGGSNHSTGALLTIGIKPVPDGAVSSHISHTMRPGDIIRLTQPGGDFYLPTPLPHSIAFITAGAGITPVISMIRWLAQEHPTGRAQLPDIIHVHSDSRGTIPAPYQRELTDLAAEHRGYTLLPWNSSERGRLTPDRLRDLIPDITSRERLACGPQPFLDAITAALPGTRTECFHSELAAGATDGGTVTLEGTNRTFECSGSTSILEAAEAAGYALPHGCRMGICHTCTAHIVDGSVTDLRSGHVHGAGENVRACSTTPQGAVTVREAPA from the coding sequence TTGATTCGCAGTTCAATCCAGCACGCCACCCGCCGCCTCGCGCGGCTGCTGACCTTCCCTCACTTCCCCAGCGACTACGCCAACCTCGTCAACCCACTCCACGGCCGGGAGTTGCGCGGCCGAGTCGTGGACGTCTCCCGCCACCCCGACCACGCCGAAGTGACCCTCCAACCCGGCCCCGGCATGGTCACCGACTTCCACCCCGGCCAGTTCATCGGCCTCGGGGTGCGCGTCAACGGCCGCTGGGTCTGGCGCTGCTACTCCCTCACCAACGCACCCGCCCCGGCTGGCACGCGCCACGACTCCAACCCCGGTGGCTCCAACCACAGCACCGGCGCCCTCCTCACCATCGGCATCAAGCCCGTCCCCGACGGCGCCGTAAGCTCCCACATCTCCCACACCATGCGCCCCGGCGACATCATCCGCCTCACCCAACCCGGCGGCGACTTCTACCTGCCCACTCCCCTTCCCCACTCCATCGCGTTCATCACCGCAGGCGCGGGCATCACGCCCGTGATCTCCATGATCCGCTGGCTCGCCCAAGAACACCCCACCGGCCGCGCCCAACTGCCGGACATCATCCACGTCCACAGCGACTCCCGCGGCACCATCCCCGCCCCCTACCAGCGCGAACTCACCGACCTTGCCGCCGAGCACCGCGGCTACACGCTCCTCCCCTGGAACTCGTCCGAGCGCGGCCGCCTCACCCCGGATCGCCTCCGCGACCTCATCCCAGACATCACCTCCCGCGAGCGCTTGGCCTGCGGCCCGCAGCCTTTTCTCGACGCCATTACGGCCGCCCTCCCCGGCACCCGCACCGAGTGCTTCCACAGCGAACTGGCCGCAGGAGCCACGGACGGGGGCACCGTCACCCTCGAGGGCACCAACCGCACCTTCGAGTGCAGCGGCTCCACCAGCATCCTCGAAGCAGCAGAGGCCGCCGGATACGCCCTGCCCCACGGCTGCCGCATGGGCATCTGCCACACCTGCACCGCGCATATCGTGGACGGTTCCGTGACCGACCTGCGCAGCGGGCACGTCCACGGCGCCGGGGAGAACGTCCGCGCGTGCAGCACCACGCCGCAGGGCGCCGTCACCGTGCGCGAAGCCCCCGCCTAA
- a CDS encoding fatty acid desaturase family protein: MAITDIPSYAHLNAADIEEIGRRFDEIERRHRESLGDKDAAYIRGLISTQRGLELGSRLLTILAPALTPVAIAGQGLSKILENLEIGHNVMHGQWDWMNDPEIHSATWEWDNVGPAQGWKHSHNFSHHTYTNILGMDNDVGYGILRVTRDRKWKPSTAAQPLTNVILACLFEYAVAFYDVELGRYFAGRQSWEETKPRLLSVIRKVRRQVTKDYVAFPAIAAAAAYAFPQLGGRWRRDRRTKPTRGRAALQAAKRAATTALAGNLIRNLWAYAVIFCGHFPDDAETFTKRTLDEETRAEWYLRQMLGSANFRGGKALTVLSGNLNYQIEHHLYPDMPSNRLSAIGAEVEKIAKEFGLPYNTDSFARQFLQVQRTILKLTLPNSWLRAEKFNAPEVRADEAFERYPEVAAATGHKELTKGLALLKRMRPRFLA, translated from the coding sequence ATGGCCATCACAGACATCCCCAGCTACGCCCACCTCAACGCCGCCGACATCGAAGAAATCGGCCGCCGCTTCGACGAGATCGAGCGCCGCCACCGCGAAAGCCTCGGCGACAAAGACGCCGCCTACATCCGCGGCCTCATCTCCACCCAGCGCGGTCTCGAGCTCGGCTCCCGGCTGCTCACCATCCTCGCCCCCGCCCTCACCCCAGTGGCCATCGCCGGGCAGGGCCTGTCCAAGATTCTCGAGAACCTCGAGATCGGCCACAACGTCATGCACGGCCAGTGGGACTGGATGAACGACCCCGAAATCCACTCCGCCACCTGGGAATGGGACAACGTAGGGCCCGCCCAAGGCTGGAAGCACTCGCACAACTTCAGCCACCACACCTACACCAACATCCTCGGCATGGATAACGACGTCGGATACGGCATCCTGCGCGTCACCCGCGACCGGAAGTGGAAACCCTCCACCGCCGCCCAGCCACTGACCAACGTGATCCTGGCCTGCCTCTTCGAATACGCCGTGGCCTTCTACGACGTTGAACTCGGCCGCTACTTCGCTGGCCGGCAAAGCTGGGAGGAAACCAAACCCAGGCTGCTCAGCGTGATCAGAAAGGTTCGCCGTCAAGTCACCAAGGACTACGTGGCCTTCCCGGCGATCGCGGCAGCGGCCGCCTATGCGTTCCCGCAGTTGGGCGGCAGGTGGCGTCGAGATAGAAGAACAAAGCCCACCCGCGGACGCGCCGCACTGCAGGCCGCCAAGCGCGCCGCCACCACAGCGCTGGCAGGCAACCTCATCCGCAACCTGTGGGCCTACGCGGTGATCTTCTGCGGACACTTTCCCGACGACGCCGAAACGTTCACCAAACGCACCCTCGACGAAGAGACGCGCGCCGAATGGTACCTGCGGCAAATGCTCGGCTCGGCGAACTTCCGCGGCGGGAAGGCGCTCACGGTGCTCTCCGGGAACCTCAACTATCAGATCGAACACCACCTCTACCCGGACATGCCAAGCAACCGGCTATCCGCGATCGGCGCGGAAGTGGAGAAGATCGCTAAGGAATTCGGGCTGCCCTACAACACGGACAGCTTCGCGCGGCAATTCCTGCAGGTCCAACGGACGATCCTCAAGCTCACGCTGCCGAACTCGTGGCTGCGGGCGGAAAAATTCAACGCTCCCGAAGTGCGCGCGGACGAGGCCTTCGAGCGCTACCCGGAGGTGGCCGCGGCGACGGGGCACAAGGAGCTGACCAAGGGGCTGGCGCTGCTGAAGAGGATGCGGCCGCGGTTCTTGGCGTAG
- a CDS encoding glutamate-cysteine ligase family protein, translating into MGDAVSTESYTPRQRTRYRQRLMDDLEVFDRHLQEAEFINQGTIGLELELNLVDEHMQPKLCNADVLAELSDEYQSEIGAYNVELNHPPLSISGTGLLDLEDGLNERLGIVRDAANKAGAEVAMIGTLPSVTTEFLQNPDWMTPENRYKALSNSVLESRGELVRIDLERQESYHHDFEDIAPESTCTSIQLHLQVAPDRFAAAWNASQAIAGVQTALSANSPLFAGHKLWHESRIPVFEQSIDTRTPELITQGVRPRVWFGERWITSAFDLFEENVRYFSPLLPEDRVEAGTPIVTDGKPGLHYLNLQNGTIWRWNRPIYDPNTELSHIRVENRLLPAGPTVADIVADAAFYYGMVKYLVGQTRPVWSRLSYDDATSNFFAGARDGLYANMTWPTLGTIPVADLVTNHLLEQAEQGLEQLEVDRKLIYKNLEIIEGRARSHQNGATWQLVALNHATAAVVAEVEDGVEGAESVDGPDTPVRREAIARMLKAYIANQKSGAPVHTWSTDVH; encoded by the coding sequence ATGGGTGATGCAGTCAGTACCGAGTCCTACACGCCGCGCCAACGCACGCGATACCGCCAGCGCCTGATGGATGACCTGGAGGTGTTCGACCGGCACCTGCAAGAAGCCGAGTTCATCAACCAGGGCACCATCGGGTTGGAGCTGGAGCTCAACCTCGTGGACGAGCACATGCAGCCGAAGCTGTGCAACGCCGACGTGCTCGCGGAGCTCTCGGACGAATACCAATCCGAGATCGGTGCGTACAACGTGGAGCTCAACCACCCGCCACTGTCCATCTCCGGCACGGGCCTGCTGGACCTGGAGGACGGGCTCAACGAGCGGCTGGGCATCGTCCGGGACGCCGCGAACAAGGCCGGGGCGGAAGTCGCCATGATCGGCACGCTGCCGAGCGTCACCACCGAGTTCCTCCAGAACCCGGATTGGATGACACCCGAGAACCGCTACAAGGCCCTATCCAACTCTGTGCTGGAATCCCGCGGCGAGCTGGTCCGCATCGACCTGGAACGCCAGGAAAGCTACCACCACGACTTCGAGGACATCGCCCCCGAGTCCACGTGCACCTCCATCCAGCTGCACCTGCAGGTGGCACCGGACCGCTTCGCCGCGGCGTGGAATGCCTCGCAGGCCATCGCGGGCGTGCAGACGGCGCTGAGCGCCAACTCTCCCCTGTTCGCCGGGCATAAGCTGTGGCACGAGTCGCGCATCCCGGTGTTCGAGCAGTCCATCGACACCCGCACCCCAGAGCTCATTACTCAGGGCGTGCGCCCGCGCGTGTGGTTCGGCGAGCGGTGGATCACCAGCGCCTTCGACCTGTTCGAGGAGAACGTGCGCTACTTCTCCCCGCTGCTGCCCGAGGATCGCGTGGAGGCGGGCACGCCCATCGTCACTGATGGCAAGCCGGGCCTGCACTACCTCAACCTGCAGAACGGCACGATTTGGCGCTGGAACCGCCCGATCTACGACCCGAACACGGAGCTCTCCCACATCCGCGTGGAAAATCGCCTGCTTCCGGCGGGGCCGACCGTCGCAGACATCGTGGCAGATGCCGCGTTCTACTACGGCATGGTGAAGTACTTGGTTGGTCAGACCCGCCCGGTGTGGTCTCGTCTCTCCTACGACGACGCCACCAGCAACTTCTTCGCCGGAGCCCGCGATGGACTGTATGCCAACATGACCTGGCCGACGCTCGGCACCATCCCCGTCGCGGATTTGGTGACCAATCACTTGCTGGAGCAAGCCGAGCAGGGCTTGGAGCAGCTGGAGGTGGACCGGAAGCTCATCTACAAGAACTTGGAGATCATCGAGGGTCGCGCGCGCAGCCACCAGAACGGCGCGACGTGGCAGCTCGTGGCGCTGAACCACGCAACGGCGGCTGTGGTCGCGGAGGTCGAGGACGGCGTGGAGGGTGCGGAGAGCGTGGATGGCCCCGACACTCCTGTCCGGCGCGAAGCCATCGCGCGCATGCTCAAGGCTTACATCGCCAACCAGAAGTCCGGCGCGCCGGTGCACACCTGGTCCACGGACGTCCACTAG